The Kribbella sp. NBC_00662 nucleotide sequence TCGTCGGTGCCGAGCAGGTGGCCCGGGGAGCCGAGGTTCTGCAGGCGGTCCAGCGGCCTGCCGATCAACGGGTCGGCGGTCGTCAGCAGCGGTGCGAAGATCGCGCCGAGGACCAGCAGCGCGACGATGCCGGCGGCAACCACACCCACCCTGTTCGTGACGAACCGGCGCAGCGTCGCCTGCCAGAACGAGCGGGGCCGCTCACTGGTCCGGGCCGCGATCCACTCGTCCCGGCGGCGCTCCGCCTCGGCCCGGTCGGCGGCCGTCGTACCCGCGCCGAAGTTCTTGTCCAGCAGGGTCGGAACCACGACGTCGCTCATGCGACCGCTCCTCTCACCCGTGGGTCGATCCAGGCCTGCAGAAGATCGACGACCAGGTTCAGCAGTACGAAGGTGACCGCGATGACCAGCGTGGCGCCCTGCACCACGAGCAGGTCGCGGGCCGAGATCGCGGTGAACACCAGCAGGCCCATCCCGGGCCATCGGAAGATCGTCTCGACCAGCACCGAGCCGCCGAGCAGCGCGCCGATCTGGACGCCGGAGGTGGTCAGCACCGGCGAGATCGCGTTCCGCAGGATGTGCCGGCGCACCTCGGACTCACTCAGCCCCTTGGCCCGCAGCGTCTCCACGAAGTCCGCACCGGCGACGTCGACGATGCTCGCTCTGGTGACCCGCGCCGTGATCGCGAGCGTGACGAGTGATCCGGACAGCACCGGAAGCACCAGACTTCGCAACGCGGTCAGTAGCCCGGAGTCCAGGTTCGCACCGCCCGACGGCAGCAGTCTCAGCCAGCCGGCGAAGACAGCCAGCAGGATGATCGCCAGGAAGAACGACGGGATGCTCAGCCCGGACAGGCTCAGTACGCCGGTCACCCGGTCGATCAGCGAGCCCCGGCGGGTGCCGGCGACGTACCCGAGCCAGAGGCCGAGGCTGATGCCGAACACCGCGGACACGACCGCGAGGACGGCTGTGTTGCCCCAGGCCTGGACGAGCAGGTCGGCCACGTCCCGGCGCCGCTGGACGGAGTAGCCGAGGTTGCCCTGGAGGGCGTCCCCGAGCCAGTGCAGATACCGTAGCGGCAGCGGGTCGTCGAGCCC carries:
- a CDS encoding ABC transporter permease; protein product: MLRVAVLRIGMAIPILFGVSVIVFLLMNVLPGSAEASLVSDDMSAAERQAIRDELGLDDPLPLRYLHWLGDALQGNLGYSVQRRRDVADLLVQAWGNTAVLAVVSAVFGISLGLWLGYVAGTRRGSLIDRVTGVLSLSGLSIPSFFLAIILLAVFAGWLRLLPSGGANLDSGLLTALRSLVLPVLSGSLVTLAITARVTRASIVDVAGADFVETLRAKGLSESEVRRHILRNAISPVLTTSGVQIGALLGGSVLVETIFRWPGMGLLVFTAISARDLLVVQGATLVIAVTFVLLNLVVDLLQAWIDPRVRGAVA